One segment of Tamlana crocina DNA contains the following:
- the recR gene encoding recombination mediator RecR — protein MEFSSKLLERAVNEMSQLPGIGKRTALRLVLHLLRQPKEQTTALTEALQTMRLDVKFCKSCHNISDLELCEICSNPNRNADVICVVEDIRDVMAIENTSSFKGIYHVLGGKISPMDGIGPHDLNIETLVNKVKQGTTKELIFALSSTMEGDTTNFYIYKQIQDYDVVTSTIARGISVGDELEYADEITLGRSIVNRVPFEASLKS, from the coding sequence ATGGAATTTTCATCAAAACTTTTAGAGCGTGCTGTTAACGAAATGTCGCAGTTGCCAGGCATTGGCAAGCGTACGGCGTTGCGTTTGGTGTTGCATTTGTTGCGTCAGCCCAAAGAGCAAACTACGGCATTGACCGAAGCTTTGCAAACCATGCGGCTCGATGTGAAGTTTTGTAAATCGTGTCATAATATTAGCGATTTAGAGCTGTGCGAAATCTGTTCCAACCCGAACAGAAATGCCGATGTTATTTGTGTAGTTGAAGACATTCGCGATGTTATGGCCATTGAAAACACCAGTTCCTTTAAAGGAATTTATCACGTTTTGGGAGGGAAAATATCACCAATGGACGGTATTGGACCGCACGATTTAAATATCGAAACTTTAGTGAATAAAGTGAAGCAGGGCACAACAAAGGAGCTTATTTTTGCGTTAAGTTCGACGATGGAAGGTGATACTACCAATTTTTACATATACAAGCAAATTCAAGATTACGATGTGGTTACATCTACCATTGCGCGAGGTATTTCGGTGGGAGATGAGCTGGAATATGCCGATGAGATTACCTTGGGTAGAAGTATTGTAAACCGCGTGCCTTTTGAAGCATCCCTAAAATCATAA
- a CDS encoding sodium:solute symporter, which produces MSPTQILFLIAGYFAVLILISYFTGKEDSNDAFFKANKSAPWYLVAFGMIGASLSGVTFISVPGAVETKQFGYLQVVFGYFFGYLVIAYVLLPIYYRLNLTSIYTYLKDRFGNVSYKTGSVAFLISRVVGASFRLFLVAKVLQLLVFDQYGIPFTITVIITILLIWLYTFKGGIKTIIFTDTLQTLFMLVSVVITIVFLSHALDLNGISEIYQNVKQDAMSKVFFFDDVNDAQYFIKSFLAGMFITITMTGLDQDMMQKNLTCKNLKEAQKNMISFSVILIFVNILFLVLGLMLTQYASQHGIKATKDDLFPTIAMLPEIGVLTSAFFLLGLIAAAYSSADSALTSLTTSFCIDIIELDKKPQAIQKKIRKRTHIFISFMLVVVIILFDAIFKDVSVIWELFKAAGYTYGPLLGLFAFGIFTKQQLKDKYVWIIAIVAPILSYLLNAHSVDLLNGYQIGFEILIINGLLTFLGLILIRRKQH; this is translated from the coding sequence ATGTCGCCCACCCAAATATTGTTTCTTATTGCAGGCTATTTTGCTGTATTGATTTTAATATCGTATTTCACCGGAAAAGAAGACAGCAACGATGCCTTTTTTAAGGCCAACAAATCGGCGCCGTGGTATTTGGTGGCCTTTGGGATGATAGGCGCTTCGCTCTCTGGAGTAACCTTTATTTCTGTACCCGGAGCTGTTGAAACCAAACAATTTGGTTATTTGCAAGTGGTTTTCGGCTACTTTTTCGGGTATTTGGTTATTGCTTACGTACTATTACCGATTTACTACAGACTGAATTTAACTTCCATTTACACCTATTTAAAAGACCGCTTTGGCAACGTGAGCTACAAAACGGGATCTGTAGCTTTTTTAATTTCGCGCGTGGTGGGCGCCTCGTTTCGGTTGTTTTTAGTCGCCAAAGTGCTGCAACTTTTGGTATTCGACCAATACGGCATTCCGTTTACCATAACGGTAATTATAACCATTCTCTTAATTTGGCTATACACCTTTAAGGGCGGCATTAAGACCATCATCTTTACCGACACTCTGCAAACGCTTTTCATGCTGGTTTCGGTGGTAATCACCATCGTGTTTTTATCTCATGCTTTGGATTTAAACGGTATTTCTGAAATTTACCAAAACGTAAAACAGGACGCCATGAGCAAAGTGTTCTTTTTTGATGATGTTAACGATGCCCAATATTTTATAAAAAGTTTCTTAGCCGGTATGTTCATTACTATTACCATGACGGGGTTAGATCAAGATATGATGCAAAAAAACCTCACCTGCAAAAACCTCAAAGAAGCACAAAAAAACATGATTTCCTTTAGTGTCATTTTAATTTTTGTAAATATCCTATTTTTGGTTTTAGGGTTAATGCTCACCCAATACGCTTCACAACATGGCATAAAGGCCACTAAAGACGATTTATTCCCAACTATAGCCATGTTGCCCGAAATTGGTGTACTAACCTCTGCCTTTTTTCTTTTGGGATTGATTGCTGCCGCTTATTCCAGTGCTGACTCGGCGTTGACCTCACTCACCACTTCGTTTTGTATCGATATTATAGAACTGGACAAAAAACCTCAAGCAATCCAGAAGAAAATCAGAAAACGCACCCATATTTTTATCAGTTTTATGCTCGTAGTAGTCATCATTCTTTTTGATGCTATTTTTAAAGATGTTTCTGTGATTTGGGAATTGTTCAAAGCAGCAGGTTATACTTATGGGCCACTACTCGGTTTATTCGCCTTCGGCATTTTCACCAAACAACAACTCAAGGACAAATACGTTTGGATTATTGCCATTGTTGCGCCCATCCTTTCTTATTTACTGAATGCACATTCGGTAGATTTACTAAACGGCTACCAAATTGGTTTCGAAATTTTAATTATTAACGGTCTCCTAACCTTTTTAGGGCTAATATTGATTCGTAGAAAGCAACACTAA
- a CDS encoding CoA-binding protein: protein MNKKTLVLGASLKPNRYSHYAVQRLVANQVETVAIGLRAGEVAGVHIETEKISFENIDTVTLYLNPKRQQEYYNYILSLNPNRVIFNPGTENPEFYQILNENGIAFEPACTLVLLSTNQY, encoded by the coding sequence ATGAATAAGAAAACTTTAGTATTGGGGGCTTCGTTAAAGCCAAACCGGTATTCGCATTATGCAGTACAGAGACTGGTGGCTAATCAGGTGGAAACCGTTGCCATTGGGCTGCGAGCGGGTGAAGTAGCGGGAGTGCACATTGAAACGGAAAAGATTTCTTTTGAAAATATAGATACGGTAACGCTGTATTTAAACCCGAAGCGCCAACAAGAATATTATAACTACATTTTATCGTTAAACCCCAACCGCGTGATTTTTAATCCTGGTACCGAAAACCCAGAGTTTTATCAGATTTTAAATGAGAATGGCATCGCTTTCGAGCCTGCTTGTACTTTAGTGTTGCTTTCTACGAATCAATATTAG
- a CDS encoding TonB-dependent receptor encodes MQRIIFLCFILLNTITHANSKNPEPENAKKGSISGIVLDALLKQPLPYVNVIVKNNANETITGGITAEDGSFLIEKVEEGNLVVSVQYIGYKTIDKNIAIGKNNYDINLGQIYLEEQAEGLDEVTVVAETSTILQKVDRKVVTIGKDLTTAGPTASDIMNNIPSVSVDQQTGNISLRGNENVRVMVDGKLSNVPIGQLLKQIPSTSIKQIELITNPSAKYNPEGMSGIINIKLHKNTQIGFNGNVNFGLTKEIFAKFNSSIDMNYRNGKFNFYGNYGNNIGKYDNFGEITREDDNSRQDFKFGNNNKSHLFKVGIDYYVNDKNTLSIFTNQNIFDGKGFGSTLITNPSTIQSQLFNNISDNTSGQYNLVYKHEFDNEDETLEIEADYNNFNQDEIADFDFINFNFPPNYIDNVDTKRNQTTINVDYVNPLNEKTKIEAGLEARLFNTDIAYMSTGQTFSSTGNITPTPSTDFDYKRDIYSAYFTLGKTLEKWSYQIGLRAEQVMVDANALKIYDDNSSEAIPFENNYFQVYPSAFLTYNPSDKNSYQLSFSRRVDRPGLQQVNPIREWSTPRVSSFGNTELQPQFTNSIETNYTRQLKKGSITTGVFYRIIQDNINRFVYIDRTNISAANSILSYDNFDNTTAFGIEFSTNYRPTKWWDLNGSFDLYSQSQRGITEFIDTDDLENATENDIVTQNTEVDNVVWNLRVFNNFKATKKLNFSVFAMYRGKEKGIQFNRKPMFMLNTGLRYSFLEENRATFSFNYSDILNTMRFEFEADTPYPSLGQFNWESNTWNVTLSYRFGGGKYRAIKRKQRDDNTASGGGGFM; translated from the coding sequence ATGCAAAGAATTATCTTTTTGTGTTTTATTTTATTGAACACAATCACCCACGCCAACTCCAAAAATCCCGAACCCGAAAACGCAAAAAAAGGCTCCATTTCAGGAATTGTTCTAGACGCCCTTTTAAAGCAGCCCTTACCCTATGTTAACGTTATTGTGAAAAACAATGCCAACGAAACCATTACCGGAGGCATTACGGCTGAAGACGGCTCGTTTTTAATCGAAAAAGTTGAAGAAGGCAATCTCGTGGTAAGCGTTCAATACATTGGCTACAAAACCATTGATAAGAATATTGCCATTGGAAAGAACAATTACGACATCAATTTAGGGCAAATTTATCTGGAAGAACAAGCTGAAGGTTTGGACGAAGTTACCGTTGTGGCTGAAACCTCTACCATACTACAAAAAGTAGATAGAAAAGTAGTTACCATTGGAAAAGATTTAACCACCGCCGGGCCAACAGCAAGCGATATAATGAACAATATACCCTCTGTTAGCGTAGACCAACAAACGGGAAACATTAGCTTACGAGGCAATGAAAATGTAAGAGTTATGGTTGATGGCAAGTTAAGCAATGTACCTATTGGCCAATTATTAAAGCAAATCCCTTCCACCTCCATAAAACAAATTGAGTTAATTACCAACCCATCTGCCAAATACAATCCCGAAGGCATGAGCGGCATCATCAATATAAAGCTCCACAAAAACACACAAATTGGATTTAACGGTAATGTAAACTTTGGGCTTACCAAAGAAATCTTTGCAAAATTCAATAGTTCCATTGACATGAATTACCGTAACGGAAAGTTTAATTTCTACGGAAACTATGGGAATAATATTGGCAAATACGACAATTTTGGAGAAATTACCCGTGAAGACGACAACTCTAGACAAGATTTTAAATTTGGGAACAACAATAAATCACACCTTTTTAAAGTTGGCATTGATTATTACGTTAACGACAAAAACACTTTATCAATCTTTACCAACCAAAATATTTTTGACGGCAAGGGCTTTGGAAGCACCCTAATCACAAACCCCAGCACTATTCAAAGTCAGTTGTTTAATAATATTTCAGATAATACCTCAGGGCAATACAACCTGGTTTATAAACACGAATTTGACAATGAAGACGAAACCCTTGAAATTGAGGCAGACTACAACAATTTCAATCAAGATGAAATAGCCGATTTTGACTTCATTAATTTCAACTTTCCGCCAAATTACATCGACAATGTGGACACCAAAAGAAACCAAACCACTATAAATGTAGATTATGTAAACCCTTTAAACGAAAAAACAAAAATTGAAGCTGGACTTGAGGCTCGGCTTTTCAACACCGATATAGCGTATATGTCTACAGGGCAAACCTTTTCCAGCACAGGAAATATTACACCAACTCCAAGCACAGATTTTGATTACAAAAGAGATATTTACTCCGCTTATTTCACATTAGGGAAAACCTTGGAAAAGTGGAGCTACCAAATTGGCTTACGCGCAGAGCAAGTCATGGTCGATGCTAATGCTTTAAAAATTTACGACGACAACAGCTCTGAAGCCATCCCGTTTGAAAACAATTATTTTCAGGTATATCCTTCAGCCTTTTTAACCTACAACCCTTCAGATAAAAACTCATACCAGTTAAGCTTTAGCCGCCGAGTAGACCGGCCTGGCCTGCAACAAGTCAATCCCATCAGGGAGTGGAGTACACCACGTGTTTCCTCCTTCGGAAACACGGAGTTGCAACCCCAGTTCACCAATTCTATTGAAACCAACTATACAAGGCAATTAAAAAAAGGAAGCATTACTACTGGTGTGTTTTACAGAATTATACAAGACAACATTAATCGTTTTGTCTATATAGACCGTACCAATATAAGTGCAGCAAACTCCATTTTATCGTATGACAACTTCGACAACACAACCGCTTTCGGGATTGAATTCTCAACCAATTACAGACCAACAAAATGGTGGGACCTTAACGGTAGTTTCGATTTGTATTCTCAAAGCCAACGTGGCATCACCGAATTTATAGATACAGACGATTTAGAAAACGCCACTGAAAATGATATTGTTACACAAAACACCGAAGTAGACAATGTAGTTTGGAACTTAAGGGTATTCAATAATTTTAAAGCCACTAAAAAATTAAACTTTTCGGTTTTTGCAATGTACCGTGGTAAAGAAAAGGGCATTCAATTTAACAGAAAGCCCATGTTTATGTTAAATACAGGTTTGCGCTACAGTTTCCTAGAAGAAAACCGAGCTACTTTTAGCTTCAATTACAGCGATATATTGAACACCATGAGATTTGAGTTTGAGGCAGACACTCCTTACCCGTCTTTAGGGCAATTTAACTGGGAGAGCAACACTTGGAATGTTACACTTTCCTATAGGTTTGGCGGCGGAAAATACCGAGCCATTAAAAGAAAACAAAGAGATGATAACACGGCCTCTGGCGGTGGCGGCTTCATGTAG
- a CDS encoding beta-ketoacyl-ACP synthase III, with product MYNSKIIGLGKYVPDNVVTNQELSKMMDTNDEWIQERTGIQERRWIKEGSDDTSAVMGAKAAKIAIERSGLTKDDIDFIVFATLSPDYYFPGCGVQVQDILEMPTIGALDVRNQCSGFVYAISVADQFIKTGMYKNVLVIGAEYHSNGLDKTTRGRSVSVIFGDGAGACVLSREEDNTKGILSTHLHSEGKHAEKLMVKGPSIAHWVPEILENPEDTSYFPYMDGTFVFKHAVVRFSEVIMEGLKKNGLQKEDIDMLIPHQANLRIAQFIQQKFGLKDDQVFNNIMKYGNTTAASVIIALTEAWEEGKIKAGDHVVLAAFGSGFTWGSAIIKWS from the coding sequence ATGTACAATTCTAAAATAATAGGTTTAGGGAAATACGTACCAGATAATGTGGTGACCAATCAGGAATTATCTAAAATGATGGACACCAATGATGAATGGATTCAGGAGCGTACCGGTATACAGGAACGCCGTTGGATAAAGGAGGGTAGTGACGATACTTCGGCTGTAATGGGTGCGAAAGCTGCCAAAATAGCTATTGAACGTTCGGGCTTAACTAAAGACGACATTGATTTTATAGTGTTTGCTACCTTGAGCCCCGATTATTATTTTCCGGGTTGTGGAGTACAAGTGCAGGATATTTTGGAGATGCCAACCATTGGGGCGCTCGATGTGCGCAACCAATGCTCGGGGTTTGTGTATGCCATTTCGGTGGCCGATCAGTTTATAAAAACGGGCATGTACAAAAATGTTTTGGTGATTGGCGCAGAATACCACAGTAACGGATTGGATAAAACCACACGTGGCCGAAGTGTATCGGTTATTTTTGGTGATGGGGCAGGGGCGTGCGTACTCTCCAGAGAGGAAGATAACACCAAAGGGATTTTATCGACTCACCTACACAGTGAAGGGAAACATGCCGAAAAGTTGATGGTAAAGGGGCCTAGTATAGCGCATTGGGTCCCCGAAATTTTAGAGAACCCAGAAGATACTTCTTATTTTCCATATATGGATGGCACTTTCGTTTTTAAGCATGCTGTAGTGCGATTCAGCGAAGTGATAATGGAAGGCTTGAAGAAAAACGGATTGCAAAAAGAGGATATCGATATGCTTATTCCGCATCAGGCCAATTTAAGGATTGCACAATTTATACAACAAAAATTTGGACTGAAGGACGACCAAGTGTTCAACAATATTATGAAATATGGAAATACTACAGCTGCTTCCGTTATCATTGCACTTACCGAAGCTTGGGAAGAAGGCAAAATAAAAGCCGGCGACCACGTGGTATTAGCGGCCTTTGGTAGTGGTTTTACTTGGGGCAGTGCGATAATAAAGTGGAGTTAA
- the htpG gene encoding molecular chaperone HtpG — protein sequence MTKGNINVSVENIFPLIKKFLYSDHEIFLRELVSNATDATLKLKHLTNVGEAKVEYGNPQIEIKIDKEGKKLHIIDQGLGMTADEVEKYINQVAFSGAEEFLDKYKDSAKDSGIIGHFGLGFYSAFMVAEKVEIITKSFKDEPAAHWTCDGSPEFTLEPAEKTERGTEIILHIAEDSTEFLEEGRIRELLNKYNKFMPIPIKFGTKEINDPEHEPATITDKDGKETKEPHRKITVDDIINNPNPAWTKQPTDLKEEDYNNFYRELYPMQFEEPLFHIHLNVDYPFNLTGILYFPKLSNDMQIQKDKIQLYQNQVFVTDNVEGIVPEFLTMLRGVIDSPDIPLNVSRSYLQADGAVKKISSYITRKVADKLKSLFNNNREDFEKKWDDIKIVIEYGMLSEEKFFEKAEAFALYPTVDGKYYTYEELYNKIKANQTDKDDKLVILYASDKDAQHSYIEAAKAKNYEVLLLDSPIVSHLIQKLEGTKENISFARVDGDHIDNLIKKDENTVSKLDDEQKKTLEELLKEVVPSEKFMVQLEAMDSNANPFIITQPEFMRRMKEMQQTGGGGMFGMGNMPEMFNLVVNTNHELVSEILNTKTKKKQERLITQSLDLARLSQGLLKGEELTNFIKRSYEMIK from the coding sequence ATGACAAAAGGAAACATTAATGTATCGGTTGAGAACATCTTCCCTCTCATTAAAAAATTCTTGTACAGCGACCACGAAATATTTCTACGTGAGCTAGTGAGTAACGCCACAGATGCCACTTTAAAACTAAAGCACCTTACCAATGTTGGCGAAGCAAAGGTAGAGTACGGCAATCCGCAGATTGAAATTAAAATCGATAAAGAAGGCAAAAAACTTCATATTATAGACCAAGGTTTAGGAATGACTGCCGACGAAGTTGAGAAATACATCAACCAAGTGGCATTTTCTGGAGCTGAAGAGTTTTTAGATAAATATAAAGATTCTGCTAAAGATTCCGGAATTATTGGGCACTTCGGTTTAGGATTCTATTCAGCGTTTATGGTGGCCGAAAAGGTTGAAATCATCACCAAATCATTCAAGGATGAACCTGCTGCACACTGGACCTGTGATGGTTCGCCAGAATTCACTTTAGAACCTGCAGAAAAAACAGAAAGAGGTACCGAAATCATTCTTCACATCGCTGAAGATTCTACTGAATTTTTGGAAGAAGGTCGCATCCGTGAGTTGTTGAATAAGTACAACAAGTTTATGCCTATTCCTATTAAATTCGGAACTAAGGAAATAAACGACCCTGAGCACGAGCCTGCAACCATTACCGATAAAGACGGCAAGGAAACCAAGGAGCCACACAGAAAAATTACGGTTGACGACATTATAAACAACCCAAACCCGGCGTGGACCAAGCAGCCTACCGATTTAAAAGAGGAAGACTATAACAACTTCTATCGTGAGTTGTACCCGATGCAGTTTGAAGAGCCGTTGTTCCACATTCACTTAAATGTAGATTACCCTTTCAACTTAACGGGTATTTTGTATTTCCCAAAGCTGAGCAACGACATGCAGATCCAAAAGGATAAAATTCAGCTATACCAAAACCAAGTATTCGTAACCGATAATGTTGAAGGCATTGTTCCTGAATTCTTAACTATGTTACGTGGTGTTATCGATTCGCCAGACATCCCATTAAACGTTTCGCGTTCGTACTTACAGGCCGATGGCGCGGTGAAAAAGATTTCATCTTACATTACCCGTAAAGTAGCCGATAAGTTAAAGTCACTTTTCAATAACAACCGTGAGGATTTCGAAAAGAAATGGGACGATATTAAAATCGTGATTGAGTACGGTATGCTTTCCGAAGAAAAATTCTTTGAAAAAGCCGAAGCCTTTGCCCTTTACCCTACCGTTGATGGCAAATACTATACTTACGAAGAGCTTTACAACAAAATAAAGGCGAACCAAACCGATAAGGACGATAAATTGGTAATTCTTTATGCTTCAGATAAAGATGCACAGCACAGCTACATCGAGGCTGCCAAAGCTAAAAACTACGAAGTGCTGTTGTTAGATTCGCCTATTGTTTCGCACCTTATCCAAAAACTTGAAGGTACCAAAGAAAATATTTCCTTTGCACGTGTAGATGGCGACCACATTGACAACCTCATCAAAAAGGACGAAAACACCGTTTCGAAACTGGACGACGAGCAAAAGAAAACTTTAGAAGAATTACTGAAGGAAGTTGTACCTTCTGAAAAATTCATGGTACAATTAGAAGCGATGGATAGCAATGCCAACCCGTTTATTATCACCCAACCTGAGTTTATGCGCCGTATGAAAGAGATGCAGCAAACCGGTGGTGGCGGTATGTTTGGCATGGGCAATATGCCAGAAATGTTCAACTTGGTGGTGAATACCAACCACGAATTGGTGAGTGAAATTTTAAATACCAAAACCAAAAAGAAGCAAGAGCGTTTAATTACCCAAAGTTTAGATTTGGCCAGACTTTCGCAAGGCTTGCTAAAAGGTGAGGAATTGACAAATTTCATAAAACGCAGCTACGAAATGATAAAGTAA
- a CDS encoding DUF4377 domain-containing protein yields MTFIKALPALILTAILSVSCNSEDDIKTTTYWVNSLKTECDAGAGKAQCLQVYNGDDVTNATWTLFYAPIEGFSFETGYLQKIKVKETQLDAADVPADASSIKYELVEVIEKKQDKKTLLNDIWAATHINGTAIATDNVPTLEINLSKMQAFGKDGCNNFSGKITDLNDEMLKFGTLASTRKMCPDMTIPDQFNQAISQTASYKHEQLTLYLYNASGDEILRFKKVD; encoded by the coding sequence ATGACATTTATCAAAGCATTACCCGCATTAATATTAACAGCTATTTTAAGCGTATCGTGCAACTCTGAAGATGATATCAAAACAACCACATACTGGGTAAACAGTTTAAAAACGGAATGCGATGCCGGTGCCGGAAAAGCCCAGTGCTTGCAAGTTTATAACGGCGATGATGTAACCAACGCCACCTGGACTTTGTTTTATGCCCCCATTGAAGGCTTTAGTTTCGAAACCGGATACCTTCAAAAAATAAAAGTAAAAGAAACCCAACTCGATGCCGCCGACGTGCCTGCCGATGCCTCGTCCATTAAATACGAATTGGTTGAAGTCATTGAGAAAAAGCAAGACAAAAAAACATTGCTAAACGATATTTGGGCCGCTACCCATATTAACGGCACAGCCATTGCAACCGACAACGTTCCAACTTTAGAAATCAATCTATCTAAAATGCAAGCTTTCGGTAAGGACGGCTGCAATAATTTCTCAGGAAAAATTACCGATTTAAATGATGAAATGCTCAAATTTGGTACATTGGCCTCTACCAGAAAAATGTGTCCAGACATGACCATTCCAGACCAATTTAACCAAGCTATTTCGCAAACCGCAAGCTACAAACACGAGCAATTAACGCTATATTTATACAATGCCTCGGGAGATGAAATCTTGCGTTTTAAAAAAGTAGATTAG
- a CDS encoding FKBP-type peptidyl-prolyl cis-trans isomerase, with translation MKHLLTLALSLFILTACTNDDERAPVDYREQNEAEIQAYISENELTAIRTDSGLYYVIDEQGEGEQPTANSNVTVAYKGYFLNGTVFDQSDAEGATFNLQQVIPGWTEGITYFNEGGSGMLLVPAHLGYGSFYYNGIPGGSVLIFDIELLAVN, from the coding sequence ATGAAACACCTTTTAACCTTAGCCTTAAGTTTATTCATTTTAACAGCGTGCACCAACGACGACGAGAGAGCTCCGGTAGATTACAGAGAACAAAACGAAGCCGAAATACAAGCCTACATTTCAGAGAACGAATTGACCGCCATCCGTACCGATTCGGGACTCTATTATGTTATAGACGAGCAAGGCGAAGGCGAGCAGCCAACTGCCAACAGTAACGTTACCGTAGCTTACAAAGGCTATTTTCTTAATGGCACTGTATTCGACCAAAGCGATGCAGAAGGCGCTACCTTTAATTTACAACAAGTTATCCCGGGTTGGACCGAAGGCATCACCTATTTTAACGAAGGCGGCAGCGGCATGCTATTAGTGCCCGCCCATTTGGGTTACGGCAGTTTTTATTACAATGGCATTCCCGGCGGTTCGGTATTAATTTTTGATATCGAGCTCTTGGCCGTTAACTAG
- a CDS encoding MOSC domain-containing protein: MHITSTNISKPTTIVWNGKEEQTGIYKMPTDAPIFLGKTDVKHDTVIDRKHHGGEFKACYLFSENHYAYWQNLYPNLDWNWGMFGENLTINGMDESQIYVGDIYKVGDTVVQVTQPREPCYKFGVKFGTQKVLKQFIAHGFPGTYVRVLEEGFVKSGDQLERIEHNKNSLTTAQLFQLIFSKEKDQKLLKLAINNDALPEYKRQHFMRFLG; this comes from the coding sequence ATGCACATCACCTCCACCAACATATCAAAACCTACCACCATTGTTTGGAATGGCAAAGAAGAGCAAACGGGCATTTACAAAATGCCCACTGATGCACCTATATTTTTAGGAAAAACAGACGTAAAACACGACACGGTAATCGATAGGAAACACCATGGCGGAGAGTTCAAGGCCTGTTACCTGTTCTCAGAAAACCACTATGCTTATTGGCAAAACCTTTATCCCAACCTCGATTGGAATTGGGGCATGTTTGGCGAAAACCTCACTATAAATGGTATGGACGAATCGCAAATTTATGTGGGCGACATTTACAAAGTGGGAGATACCGTTGTGCAAGTAACCCAACCGCGAGAGCCCTGCTATAAATTCGGAGTAAAATTCGGTACGCAAAAAGTTTTAAAACAGTTTATTGCACACGGCTTCCCGGGCACCTACGTTCGGGTTTTAGAAGAGGGGTTTGTAAAATCGGGCGACCAATTAGAACGCATCGAACACAACAAAAATAGTCTAACTACCGCGCAACTTTTCCAATTGATTTTTTCAAAAGAAAAAGACCAAAAGCTTCTGAAACTTGCTATTAACAACGATGCGCTTCCCGAATATAAACGGCAACATTTCATGCGCTTTTTAGGCTAA